Proteins encoded together in one Desulfovibrio sp. UCD-KL4C window:
- a CDS encoding patatin-like phospholipase family protein — MEETAAPEDPPKKYEDSPSIALIIGSEGIKSFCALPFIEYLQKEKIKIDLVIGVSGGALLAAFLGSGYDLKQIQDIFSKAVDPHFFRDINHKSVMDIAEISKGKFSAESGILKTECIRRTYETLFKDMDISDLKPKTIITTTNLTTGLPVILEKGHLAQAIYASSAVYPLMPPADIDGQKLIDGAFSSPMPIMECVKRNIDIIIAIYFDDACNSEPCNFIESYFNSSRIFRRSILTSQLSLSIDMHHHEIIPVYIKHPRPIEMWEIKKITEIVHSGKVALTTKKRNFEEAVFEFKKKAELKENELRRKEEARKLNEEKMNNEKKDAKHEETVKIGHPVVTDNPPKPNKAKRKIKIIKTRKERRGSGT, encoded by the coding sequence ATGGAAGAAACTGCAGCACCGGAAGATCCGCCAAAGAAATATGAAGACAGCCCTTCAATCGCTCTGATAATAGGTTCTGAAGGAATTAAATCTTTTTGTGCATTACCTTTTATTGAATACCTGCAAAAAGAAAAGATTAAGATTGATCTTGTCATCGGAGTCAGCGGAGGAGCATTGCTTGCTGCGTTTCTCGGATCCGGATACGATCTGAAACAGATTCAGGACATTTTTTCAAAAGCAGTAGACCCGCATTTCTTCAGAGATATCAATCATAAATCCGTCATGGATATAGCCGAAATAAGCAAAGGCAAATTTTCAGCAGAATCCGGTATTCTAAAGACAGAATGCATTCGCAGAACATATGAAACACTGTTTAAAGATATGGATATTTCTGACCTAAAACCTAAGACCATAATCACCACCACCAACCTTACAACAGGCCTCCCTGTAATTCTGGAAAAGGGTCATCTAGCTCAGGCAATCTATGCTAGCAGCGCAGTATATCCGCTTATGCCTCCGGCAGATATCGACGGCCAAAAATTAATTGATGGAGCTTTTTCCTCACCTATGCCGATCATGGAATGCGTTAAGCGAAATATTGATATCATCATTGCCATCTACTTTGATGACGCTTGTAATTCCGAACCTTGCAATTTTATTGAGAGTTACTTCAACTCTTCCAGAATCTTCAGAAGATCTATTCTTACCAGCCAACTTTCACTTTCTATAGACATGCATCATCACGAAATAATCCCTGTGTATATTAAACACCCACGTCCGATTGAAATGTGGGAGATTAAAAAAATTACAGAGATTGTACACTCAGGAAAAGTGGCACTTACCACTAAAAAAAGAAATTTTGAAGAAGCTGTTTTTGAATTTAAAAAGAAAGCCGAACTCAAAGAAAACGAGTTACGCAGAAAAGAAGAAGCCAGAAAACTTAATGAAGAAAAAATGAATAACGAAAAGAAAGACGCGAAACATGAAGAAACTGTAAAAATAGGACATCCTGTCGTTACAGATAATCCTCCCAAACCCAATAAAGCTAAACGTAAGATAAAAATAATTAAAACCAGAAAGGAAAGAAGAGGATCAGGAACATGA
- a CDS encoding arylesterase, whose translation MARITLAAFGDSLTEGYGLPAYSSFPAQLERKLLEEGCNLEIANYGISGETSADGLSRLADVIESKPDAGYIEFGANDCFQLVDPEQIKLNIMAIIEAFQEAHIPVILLGFMPMNFTPQSYALSFNSIFPDIAQKYNIPFYANFMEGLDEKPEYYQTDGVHPNTEGISIIVENIFPLFKTFYNELTA comes from the coding sequence ATGGCAAGGATTACATTAGCAGCATTTGGCGACAGTCTGACTGAAGGATACGGCTTACCGGCATACAGTTCTTTTCCTGCACAGCTAGAAAGAAAACTGCTTGAGGAAGGATGCAACCTGGAAATTGCCAATTACGGAATTTCAGGCGAAACATCAGCTGACGGCCTGTCACGACTTGCAGATGTGATTGAAAGCAAACCTGATGCAGGCTACATAGAATTCGGAGCAAACGATTGTTTTCAGCTAGTCGATCCTGAACAGATCAAGTTAAATATCATGGCCATAATCGAAGCCTTTCAGGAAGCGCATATTCCTGTGATCCTGTTAGGCTTTATGCCTATGAATTTCACGCCGCAATCATACGCTTTATCTTTTAACTCAATATTTCCAGACATTGCTCAAAAGTACAACATTCCTTTTTATGCAAACTTCATGGAAGGACTAGACGAAAAACCTGAGTATTATCAAACAGATGGAGTACACCCTAATACTGAAGGAATTTCAATAATAGTTGAGAATATATTCCCGCTATTCAAGACCTTCTATAACGAACTGACTGCTTAA
- a CDS encoding YcaO-like family protein — MRYQLKLMDTLSGTGCFAALPEPNLSFSEVLNHLERYPHDDFMHRHMLDMLGKHRTRKIEKLITEIKGNPNKKVLAALIYEACLTYPKLAPIKEQIEKEFDANELKDFSPTLHLRSHILSDQSLHNQWTSILSANMEEHKDLPTPEESGLPPLYKTNELPAKVSIDASAVRISLEKEGKLPPAKERAPIAEVTAHAMKQLKAIDVFLGPQMRQKGCLSPAAVLQHWQVKTRTDIGSFSNSLDAIQTSYGRGFSLINAQVSCAMEVVERVSSYGSIGKAGILNRVNPCPVVKGTYEEVSKDSKTLNPSTLSLEYPYEGQSLWWMESESFNGTEYEKILIPIQHVFLFCNLDEQNLFSGLSSTGLASGNTFDEARLSGLLEVLERDSDSTIPFAKEKCFRIESDNAEINKHLNDLKDSGIQVWFQDMTSELGVPCYRAFAVGKHGDINKGGGCNLDGKRALLSALTEVPYPFPGPATMDIPKGLPILKLEDLPNFSTGSTQGDVMVLETLLTKNDYYPIYADLTRKDLEIPVTRAIIPGLEIVSDMDKFSRISPRLYRNYLEIKNLL, encoded by the coding sequence ATGCGTTACCAACTTAAACTTATGGATACTCTTTCAGGTACAGGGTGCTTTGCGGCGCTCCCCGAACCAAACTTAAGTTTTTCAGAAGTATTAAACCATCTGGAAAGATATCCCCATGATGATTTTATGCACCGCCATATGCTCGACATGCTAGGCAAGCATCGCACTCGCAAAATCGAAAAACTGATCACTGAAATTAAAGGGAATCCCAACAAGAAAGTTCTCGCAGCTTTAATATACGAAGCGTGTCTTACATACCCTAAACTTGCTCCCATAAAAGAACAAATTGAAAAAGAGTTTGATGCGAACGAGCTTAAAGATTTTTCGCCGACACTACATCTACGCTCACATATTTTATCAGATCAGTCTTTGCACAATCAATGGACTTCAATTTTATCTGCAAACATGGAAGAGCATAAGGACCTGCCCACACCTGAAGAATCAGGATTACCACCTTTATACAAGACAAACGAACTACCGGCTAAAGTTTCCATAGATGCCAGTGCAGTTAGAATTTCGCTTGAAAAAGAAGGAAAGCTCCCCCCTGCAAAAGAACGCGCACCTATAGCTGAAGTAACAGCTCATGCCATGAAACAACTCAAAGCTATTGACGTTTTTCTTGGACCGCAGATGCGCCAGAAGGGTTGTCTGAGCCCTGCCGCGGTACTTCAGCACTGGCAAGTTAAAACTAGAACTGACATCGGTTCATTTTCTAATTCGCTGGATGCTATCCAAACTAGTTACGGCCGCGGCTTTTCACTTATAAATGCTCAAGTTTCCTGCGCGATGGAAGTGGTGGAAAGAGTCAGCTCCTATGGCAGCATAGGTAAAGCCGGAATTCTTAACAGAGTTAACCCTTGTCCTGTAGTTAAAGGTACTTATGAAGAGGTATCAAAAGACAGCAAAACTCTTAATCCGTCCACTCTATCACTGGAATATCCTTATGAAGGCCAATCGCTCTGGTGGATGGAGTCGGAAAGCTTTAACGGCACAGAGTATGAGAAGATTTTGATTCCTATTCAGCATGTATTTCTATTTTGTAACCTTGACGAACAGAATCTGTTCAGTGGGCTTAGTTCAACAGGACTGGCCTCTGGTAACACTTTTGATGAGGCAAGACTAAGCGGTCTTCTTGAAGTTCTTGAGCGTGATTCTGATTCAACAATCCCGTTTGCCAAAGAAAAATGTTTCAGAATTGAAAGTGATAATGCTGAAATTAATAAACACCTGAACGATCTGAAAGATTCAGGAATTCAGGTCTGGTTTCAAGACATGACCTCCGAGCTTGGAGTTCCATGCTATAGAGCCTTCGCTGTCGGCAAGCATGGTGACATCAATAAAGGAGGAGGATGCAATCTGGACGGTAAACGGGCACTTCTCTCTGCCCTAACAGAAGTCCCCTACCCCTTCCCCGGCCCTGCAACCATGGACATCCCAAAAGGATTACCTATACTCAAGTTGGAAGATCTTCCGAATTTCTCCACCGGAAGTACGCAAGGTGATGTGATGGTACTTGAAACTCTACTCACCAAAAACGACTACTATCCAATCTATGCAGACCTTACGCGTAAAGACCTTGAAATCCCCGTAACTCGGGCGATTATACCGGGTTTGGAGATTGTTTCAGACATGGATAAATTCTCACGAATAAGTCCGAGACTTTACAGAAATTACCTTGAAATAAAAAATTTGTTATAA
- a CDS encoding ABC transporter substrate-binding protein, producing MKTILLTLAILLSASSTISANELIFGTIFENKGVNALTAQEAMNGAILAVKKFNESSPNLKIKLKCETCTRDPLEIMKTVHNLSKTKGISAAVGIVSEDAALSAAPTFQELQLPFICSGAQLIGLTNSKTPDIFTLAVPDNKIGSDLAKYTISTLQAGHIFLIRSDMKDSTAHQAESFTSEFTAKGGKILSELRITEPNPDLSYIMKAIDAFAPLPQSDSTTTDKGIVASEYSDSDAEIITQQRSSPPEIQQIEAVVILAPARVSAHLLRLMQKKQMAYNVVGGTSFDTVEIKKSIAAWSGTIVFASQASLTREDNLVTLFVKDYAELFGKKPQTGYSALGFDSILLLAEAAEKIGNTSVNIRANLPTIKNFQGVSGNISFTGGSAQKPLYIIQSNAGKISLADEM from the coding sequence ATGAAAACCATACTGCTGACGCTTGCAATCTTGCTTTCTGCTTCTTCGACTATTTCAGCTAATGAATTAATTTTCGGTACTATTTTCGAAAATAAAGGAGTAAATGCACTTACCGCGCAGGAGGCTATGAATGGAGCAATTCTTGCCGTAAAAAAATTCAATGAGTCAAGTCCAAACTTAAAAATTAAACTTAAATGCGAAACATGCACAAGAGATCCGCTGGAGATAATGAAAACTGTTCATAATCTTTCTAAAACAAAAGGAATTTCTGCCGCAGTAGGAATTGTATCTGAAGATGCAGCTCTTTCCGCCGCTCCGACTTTTCAGGAATTACAACTCCCTTTCATCTGCAGCGGTGCACAACTCATAGGACTGACAAATTCTAAAACTCCCGACATTTTTACCTTAGCAGTACCAGACAATAAAATCGGTTCCGACCTTGCAAAATATACAATTTCAACACTTCAGGCCGGCCATATTTTCTTGATAAGATCAGACATGAAGGATTCAACGGCGCATCAGGCGGAAAGCTTTACATCTGAGTTTACAGCGAAAGGAGGAAAAATACTTTCAGAGCTTCGCATAACCGAACCAAACCCTGATTTATCTTACATTATGAAGGCTATTGATGCATTCGCTCCTCTGCCTCAGTCTGATAGTACAACAACAGATAAAGGTATCGTCGCAAGTGAATATTCGGATAGTGATGCCGAAATTATTACGCAGCAACGCTCGTCTCCTCCTGAAATTCAACAAATTGAAGCTGTGGTTATTTTGGCTCCAGCTAGAGTCAGTGCACACCTGTTGCGACTCATGCAAAAAAAGCAAATGGCGTATAATGTCGTAGGTGGCACAAGTTTTGATACCGTGGAAATAAAAAAATCCATTGCTGCTTGGTCAGGAACTATTGTTTTTGCTTCGCAGGCAAGTCTTACCCGTGAGGATAACCTTGTTACACTCTTTGTAAAAGACTATGCAGAACTGTTCGGTAAAAAACCGCAAACAGGATATTCGGCTCTCGGGTTTGATTCAATTCTTCTACTCGCTGAAGCAGCTGAAAAAATAGGCAATACGTCTGTAAACATACGGGCCAATCTACCGACAATTAAGAATTTTCAAGGAGTTTCCGGTAACATATCTTTTACCGGTGGAAGTGCGCAAAAACCGCTTTATATAATTCAATCTAACGCTGGTAAAATTTCTTTAGCGGATGAAATGTAA